In Synechococcus sp. CB0101, a genomic segment contains:
- a CDS encoding aspartoacylase, translating into MGQGRVLVVAATHGNERNAPWLLEQWRARPELLNAAGLDLQLEIGNPDAFAANRRYLDRDLNRCFTPELLADASRAEREVQRARALLVAHGPDGEQPCGVALDLHSTTSAMGNSLVVYGRRPADLALAAGIQARLGLPVYLHEADAAQTGFLVERWPVGLVIEVGPVPQGLVAAAICRQTQLALEAALDTLAAAALSTLRLPCHLQVHLHHSSLDLPRHPDGTPAAALHPQLQHRDWRPLEPGDPLYWRADGTTLAYAPAAEAASLARWPVFINEAAYGEKGIALSLCRREIWACQPSWAEALGCWPQMAGPL; encoded by the coding sequence ATGGGCCAGGGCCGAGTGCTGGTGGTAGCGGCCACCCATGGCAACGAGCGCAATGCCCCCTGGCTGCTCGAGCAATGGCGGGCTCGCCCGGAGTTGCTGAATGCCGCAGGACTCGATCTTCAGCTGGAGATCGGCAATCCCGATGCGTTCGCAGCCAATCGCCGCTACCTCGATCGCGACCTCAACCGGTGCTTCACGCCGGAGTTGCTGGCGGATGCCAGTCGCGCCGAACGCGAGGTGCAGCGAGCCCGTGCCCTGCTGGTGGCCCATGGCCCTGATGGGGAGCAGCCCTGTGGGGTGGCCCTCGATCTGCACAGCACCACCAGCGCTATGGGCAATTCCCTGGTGGTGTACGGCCGCCGGCCCGCCGATCTCGCCTTGGCCGCCGGCATCCAGGCTCGGCTGGGCTTGCCGGTTTATCTGCATGAGGCTGATGCGGCCCAAACGGGGTTCCTGGTGGAGCGCTGGCCGGTTGGGTTGGTGATTGAGGTGGGGCCGGTGCCCCAGGGTTTGGTGGCCGCGGCGATCTGCCGGCAAACGCAGCTGGCCTTGGAAGCGGCTCTCGACACCCTGGCCGCGGCGGCTCTAAGCACGCTGCGCCTGCCCTGTCATCTTCAGGTGCATCTGCATCACAGCAGCCTCGATCTGCCCCGCCATCCCGATGGAACCCCGGCTGCTGCGTTGCACCCGCAGTTGCAGCACCGCGATTGGCGGCCTCTGGAGCCAGGCGATCCGCTGTATTGGAGAGCCGATGGAACAACCCTGGCCTACGCACCTGCCGCAGAGGCCGCCTCACTGGCCCGCTGGCCGGTGTTCATCAATGAGGCGGCGTACGGCGAGAAGGGCATCGCCTTGAGCCTCTGCCGCCGGGAAATCTGGGCGTGTCAGCCCAGCTGGGCAGAGGCTCTGGGGTGCTGGCCTCAGATGGCGGGGCCGTTGTAG
- a CDS encoding DUF2301 domain-containing membrane protein, with amino-acid sequence MTSFEGVYGPYSITAEDEREVLSYRLALCVAAIAQVGLLLQWRQLGDAWLWPWLLPLLLGVGLALRWIHIYLRPLHRALQLLWLLGCVGFAALAISAGPGGMAAAVAAHPAWIWAIGPFFAALAGIGFKEFFCFRRPEAIGVTLLLPLALLGALTGLLPLTATANLLGLEAALLLVLTLRKFPMPAAADVGDKSVFAYLEEQRRGSGKDSELT; translated from the coding sequence ATGACCAGCTTCGAAGGGGTGTACGGGCCGTACAGCATCACGGCAGAGGACGAGCGGGAAGTGCTCAGCTACCGGCTGGCGCTGTGCGTCGCCGCCATCGCCCAAGTGGGTTTGTTGCTGCAGTGGCGCCAGCTCGGCGACGCCTGGCTCTGGCCGTGGCTGCTGCCCTTGCTGCTGGGGGTGGGCCTGGCCTTGCGCTGGATTCACATCTACCTGCGGCCCCTGCATCGGGCTCTGCAGCTCCTCTGGCTGCTGGGATGCGTGGGCTTTGCCGCCTTGGCCATCAGCGCCGGCCCAGGCGGCATGGCCGCTGCGGTAGCGGCCCATCCCGCCTGGATCTGGGCGATCGGTCCGTTCTTTGCCGCCCTGGCCGGCATCGGCTTCAAGGAGTTTTTCTGCTTCCGCCGCCCGGAAGCGATTGGGGTGACGCTGCTGCTGCCGCTGGCCCTACTCGGCGCCTTAACCGGCCTGCTGCCTCTCACCGCCACCGCCAATCTTCTTGGGCTCGAAGCCGCGCTGCTCCTGGTGCTCACCCTGCGCAAATTCCCGATGCCAGCGGCCGCCGATGTGGGCGATAAGAGTGTGTTCGCCTACTTAGAAGAGCAGCGACGAGGCAGTGGCAAGGACTCCGAGTTGACTTGA
- a CDS encoding PilN domain-containing protein has product MNRPAWLERDWDLLRQRRLERGLPPAAEPLQPARSLLVRGVALGGGVLAAVFGIWGGLLWRQAQLNEQLAGLRGIPVQVQALEGQALAQRRRLSTIQRSNEGLAKGLVAVSSGSALLAQLTQITPQGVQLTDVQVQAGSLKLKGVAADPQAFRRVNGLSLLLAESPLFQPKSVKVVKLSREASKPAAPVDWDLTAAFATLPASQQLRLLQSLGAEGLAKRLQILERAGVLP; this is encoded by the coding sequence ATGAACAGGCCTGCTTGGTTGGAGCGCGACTGGGATCTACTGCGGCAGCGCCGATTGGAGCGGGGGCTGCCACCGGCGGCCGAGCCGCTTCAGCCGGCCCGCAGCTTGCTGGTCCGCGGCGTGGCCTTGGGTGGAGGTGTCTTGGCAGCTGTTTTCGGGATTTGGGGTGGGCTGCTCTGGCGGCAAGCGCAGCTCAATGAGCAGTTGGCGGGATTACGCGGAATCCCCGTTCAGGTGCAGGCGCTGGAGGGTCAGGCACTCGCTCAGCGGCGCCGGCTGAGCACGATCCAGCGCAGCAACGAGGGGCTGGCAAAGGGGCTAGTGGCGGTGTCGTCGGGCTCGGCCCTTTTGGCTCAGCTCACGCAGATCACACCGCAGGGGGTGCAACTCACCGATGTGCAGGTGCAGGCAGGCAGCTTGAAACTCAAGGGAGTGGCGGCTGATCCGCAGGCGTTTCGCCGGGTGAATGGCCTGAGCCTTTTGTTGGCTGAATCTCCTTTGTTTCAGCCCAAGAGCGTGAAGGTGGTGAAGCTCAGCCGTGAGGCGAGCAAGCCGGCGGCCCCGGTGGATTGGGATCTCACGGCGGCCTTCGCCACGCTGCCAGCGTCCCAGCAGTTGCGGCTGCTCCAGTCGCTGGGGGCCGAAGGTCTGGCCAAACGGCTGCAGATCTTGGAGCGCGCAGGGGTGCTGCCATGA
- a CDS encoding quinone-dependent dihydroorotate dehydrogenase encodes MAELGTGALYQRFVGPLLSRDEGADAEQLSQLTLQALGQASLRRNWPLVSGSLAGLGAELEVRDLRLEQTLFGCRFRNPVGLAAGFDKNAVAAGIWHLFGFGFAEVGTITWHAQTGNPKPRLFRLAAERAALNRMGFNNSGALAARRTLERQSLPPVGQRPAVLGINLGKSKVTPLEQAPDDYASSLELLAPLADYAVINVSSPNTPGLRELQDDAQLRRLVERLRRLPACPPLLVKIAPDLEDEAIDAIARLAYEEGLAGVIAVNTSLNRLGLEQRRIAQTGRTLAEEAGGLSGAPLRARALEVLRRLRAVAGPGLPLIGVGGIDSPESAWERISAGASLVQLYTGWIYEGPQLVPSILEGLVQQLDRHGFRSISEAVGSGVPWR; translated from the coding sequence ATGGCTGAACTCGGCACCGGGGCTCTGTATCAACGCTTTGTGGGGCCGCTGCTCAGCCGCGATGAAGGCGCCGATGCCGAGCAGCTCAGCCAGCTGACGCTGCAGGCCCTTGGCCAGGCTTCGTTGCGCCGCAACTGGCCGCTGGTGAGCGGCAGCCTGGCGGGGCTCGGCGCCGAGCTTGAAGTGCGCGATCTGCGCCTCGAACAAACCCTGTTCGGCTGCCGGTTCCGCAACCCGGTGGGCTTGGCCGCTGGCTTTGACAAAAACGCCGTGGCCGCCGGCATCTGGCACCTGTTTGGGTTCGGCTTTGCCGAGGTGGGCACGATCACCTGGCACGCCCAGACGGGGAATCCCAAGCCGCGCTTGTTCCGCTTGGCGGCGGAACGGGCGGCCCTCAATCGCATGGGTTTCAACAACAGCGGCGCCCTGGCGGCCCGCCGCACCTTGGAGCGTCAAAGCCTGCCGCCGGTGGGCCAGCGCCCCGCAGTGTTGGGGATCAACCTGGGCAAATCGAAGGTCACCCCCCTCGAGCAGGCGCCCGACGATTACGCCTCCTCCCTGGAGCTGCTGGCGCCCCTGGCGGATTACGCCGTGATCAACGTGAGCTCCCCCAATACCCCCGGGCTGCGGGAGCTGCAGGACGATGCCCAGCTGCGTCGCCTGGTGGAGCGCCTGCGGCGGCTGCCCGCCTGCCCGCCACTGCTGGTGAAGATCGCCCCGGATCTCGAGGATGAAGCGATCGATGCCATCGCCCGCCTGGCCTACGAAGAGGGCCTCGCCGGCGTGATCGCGGTGAACACCAGCCTCAACCGCCTCGGCCTCGAGCAGCGCCGCATCGCCCAGACCGGCCGCACCCTGGCTGAGGAAGCCGGTGGACTCAGCGGGGCCCCGCTGCGCGCCCGTGCCCTGGAGGTGCTGCGCCGCCTGCGGGCGGTGGCGGGTCCTGGCTTGCCCCTGATTGGCGTGGGCGGGATCGATTCCCCTGAATCGGCCTGGGAGCGAATCAGCGCTGGCGCATCGCTGGTGCAGCTCTACACCGGCTGGATTTACGAGGGGCCGCAACTGGTGCCTTCGATCCTGGAGGGGTTGGTGCAGCAGCTCGATCGCCATGGCTTCCGCAGCATCAGCGAGGCCGTGGGCAGTGGGGTGCCCTGGCGGTAG
- a CDS encoding ribonuclease H: protein MPDQPVVVAAACDGACSGNPGPGGWGCLLRFSDGSVQEFGGFEPNTTNNRMELTAALTLLEKLAVLPRDPNLTIRTDSKYLIDGFSKWINGWKRKGWRTASGSPVLNRDLWESLDAARVSGLPFTYVKGHSGDPDNDRCDAIAVAFSKGQHPQLADGDDGGLMVSEPEPEPDLAPPALQQLLTRFELADRLAEGGYGLSLLELAQLVEQPLKKLENRSEPWRWRDWIVQPSDDGRWRLARDASGSGVTEQQRDG from the coding sequence GTGCCCGATCAGCCAGTGGTGGTAGCGGCCGCCTGTGATGGAGCCTGCAGCGGCAACCCGGGCCCTGGCGGTTGGGGTTGTTTGCTGCGCTTCAGCGATGGTTCGGTGCAGGAGTTTGGGGGCTTTGAACCCAACACCACCAACAACCGCATGGAGCTCACGGCGGCGCTGACGCTGCTGGAGAAGCTGGCGGTGCTGCCGCGTGATCCCAACCTCACGATCCGCACCGATTCGAAATATCTGATCGACGGCTTCAGCAAGTGGATCAACGGTTGGAAGCGCAAGGGCTGGCGCACCGCCTCCGGCAGCCCGGTGCTCAACCGCGATCTGTGGGAGTCCCTCGATGCGGCCCGGGTGAGTGGTCTGCCGTTCACCTATGTGAAAGGGCATAGCGGCGATCCCGACAACGACCGTTGCGATGCGATTGCCGTGGCGTTTTCCAAAGGCCAGCACCCCCAGCTGGCTGATGGCGATGACGGCGGCCTGATGGTGAGCGAGCCCGAACCCGAGCCCGATCTGGCTCCGCCGGCCTTGCAGCAGCTGCTCACCCGCTTCGAGCTCGCTGATCGCCTTGCCGAAGGCGGCTATGGCCTGAGCCTGCTGGAGCTGGCTCAGCTGGTGGAACAACCGCTCAAAAAGCTGGAAAACCGCAGCGAACCGTGGCGCTGGCGCGACTGGATCGTGCAGCCCAGCGACGACGGACGCTGGCGTCTGGCCCGGGACGCGTCAGGATCGGGTGTAACGGAGCAACAACGGGATGGCTGA
- a CDS encoding DUF3747 domain-containing protein translates to MQRTYLALLGLTAAAAAPTAWAASVFSSQPLDQARFAVLAQPVGRSDWKLLVLEQIKPEPLCWEKRSDGLVDPSLNRFDFSGICSRYLDSNGYSLRVGNEDLASRYRLRLEQQGNSVALLAMTPSQPTELLVGRGSLRQRDRNAFVAIDLEPGWSLERRAYGSQTLSHVYFANGTPLSQLIAKANRSGADRTPATAAAPMKPLKPLPPQPGSGPIALQVIPYKP, encoded by the coding sequence ATGCAGCGAACCTACCTGGCCCTCCTGGGGCTCACCGCCGCTGCCGCAGCCCCTACGGCCTGGGCAGCCAGCGTGTTCAGCAGCCAGCCCCTCGACCAGGCGCGCTTTGCCGTGCTCGCCCAGCCCGTGGGCCGCAGCGATTGGAAACTGCTCGTGCTGGAGCAGATCAAGCCCGAGCCGCTCTGCTGGGAGAAGCGCTCCGATGGCTTGGTTGATCCCAGCCTCAACCGCTTCGATTTCAGCGGGATCTGCAGCCGCTACCTCGACAGCAACGGCTACTCGCTGCGGGTGGGCAACGAGGATCTGGCCAGCCGTTATCGGCTGCGACTGGAGCAGCAGGGCAACAGCGTGGCGCTCCTCGCCATGACCCCCAGCCAGCCCACCGAACTGCTGGTGGGGCGCGGCTCCCTACGCCAACGCGACCGCAACGCCTTTGTGGCGATCGATCTGGAACCGGGCTGGAGCCTGGAACGGCGTGCCTATGGCAGCCAGACCCTCAGCCACGTGTATTTCGCCAATGGCACCCCCCTCAGCCAACTGATCGCCAAGGCCAACCGCAGCGGAGCCGATCGCACACCCGCCACCGCGGCTGCACCGATGAAGCCCCTCAAACCGCTGCCCCCCCAGCCGGGCAGCGGTCCGATCGCCCTGCAGGTGATCCCCTACAAGCCCTAG
- the rplL gene encoding 50S ribosomal protein L7/L12: protein MSATTDQILEQLKSLSLLEASELVKQIEEAFGVSAAASAGVVMAAPAAGGAAEAAEEKTEFDVVLESFDAAAKIKVLKAVREATGLGLGEAKALVEGAPCAVKEGASKADAEAMKKAIEEAGGKVALK from the coding sequence ATGTCTGCTACTACCGACCAAATTCTCGAGCAACTGAAGTCGCTCTCTCTGCTTGAAGCTTCCGAGCTCGTCAAGCAGATTGAAGAGGCTTTCGGTGTGTCCGCCGCCGCTTCTGCTGGCGTTGTGATGGCCGCTCCCGCCGCTGGCGGTGCTGCTGAGGCTGCTGAAGAGAAGACCGAGTTCGACGTCGTTCTCGAAAGCTTCGACGCTGCTGCCAAGATCAAAGTGCTGAAGGCCGTGCGCGAAGCCACCGGCCTGGGCCTGGGCGAAGCCAAGGCTCTGGTGGAAGGTGCCCCTTGCGCCGTCAAGGAAGGTGCTTCTAAGGCTGATGCCGAGGCCATGAAGAAGGCCATCGAAGAGGCCGGCGGCAAGGTCGCTCTCAAGTGA